The following are encoded together in the Phycisphaerae bacterium genome:
- a CDS encoding N-acetyltransferase: MIRNAMMKDVPEIHRLVTYHAELNRMLFRSYADLYEHLRDFLVWVECGSEGEQVRGCVAVELVWRDLAEVKSLAVEESYRGRGIGRHLVGAAIEEGRRLALKRLFALTREKVFFEKLGFAVVPKETLPHKVWTDCIRCPLQEHCDEVAMVYELS; this comes from the coding sequence TTGATCCGCAACGCAATGATGAAAGACGTGCCGGAAATCCATCGGCTGGTCACCTATCACGCTGAGCTGAATCGGATGCTGTTTCGTTCGTATGCGGATCTTTACGAGCATCTGCGCGACTTTCTCGTCTGGGTAGAATGCGGGAGCGAGGGCGAGCAAGTCCGGGGTTGTGTGGCGGTGGAGCTCGTGTGGCGCGATTTGGCCGAGGTGAAGAGTCTGGCTGTCGAGGAATCGTACCGTGGTCGGGGAATAGGTCGTCACCTGGTAGGTGCCGCCATCGAGGAAGGCCGACGGCTGGCGCTGAAGCGGCTTTTTGCCCTAACCCGCGAGAAGGTCTTCTTCGAGAAGTTGGGGTTTGCTGTTGTTCCCAAGGAGACTTTGCCGCACAAGGTATGGACGGACTGCATTCGCTGTCCCCTCCAGGAGCATTGTGACGAGGTTGCGATGGTGTATGAATTGTCGTGA